The Microbacterium sp. SORGH_AS_0862 genome has a segment encoding these proteins:
- the rpsD gene encoding 30S ribosomal protein S4 → MTTKSQDRRKVRLSRALGVALTPKAARYLEKRPYAPGEHGRTKRKADSDYAVRLREKQRLREQYGIREKQLRIAFNEARRTDGLTGENLVELLEMRLDALVLRSGFARTTAQARQFVVHRHIMVDGQIVDRPSFRVKPGQLIHVKARSEGTEPFQVAAAGGHAEVLPNVPGYLEVELDKLQARLVRRPKRAEVPVTCDVQLVVEYYAAR, encoded by the coding sequence GTGACCACGAAGTCCCAGGACCGCCGCAAGGTCCGCCTGTCGCGCGCGCTCGGCGTCGCGCTGACCCCCAAGGCCGCCCGCTACCTCGAGAAGCGTCCCTACGCTCCCGGCGAGCACGGCCGCACCAAGCGCAAGGCTGACAGCGACTACGCCGTCCGTCTGCGTGAGAAGCAGCGTCTGCGCGAGCAGTACGGCATCCGCGAGAAGCAGCTGCGCATCGCGTTCAACGAGGCCCGTCGCACCGACGGTCTGACGGGTGAGAACCTCGTCGAGCTCCTCGAGATGCGTCTCGACGCCCTCGTGCTGCGCTCCGGCTTCGCCCGCACCACGGCGCAGGCCCGCCAGTTCGTCGTGCACCGCCACATCATGGTCGACGGCCAGATCGTGGACCGCCCGTCGTTCCGCGTGAAGCCCGGTCAGCTCATCCACGTCAAGGCCCGCAGCGAGGGCACCGAGCCGTTCCAGGTCGCGGCCGCCGGCGGTCACGCCGAGGTCCTGCCGAACGTTCCCGGTTACCTCGAGGTCGAGCTCGACAAGCTCCAGGCCCGCCTGGTGCGTCGTCCGAAGCGCGCCGAGGTCCCCGTGACCTGCGACGTGCAGCTGGTCGTCGAGTACTACGCCGCGCGCTGA
- a CDS encoding replication-associated recombination protein A, which produces MTSSGALFQGQTPLAVRMRPASLAEVAGQAHLLKPGSPLVALADPERQTSGAVSVILWGPPGTGKTTLAQAIARSSGRRFVELSAITAGVKDVREVMQEALNQRDLYGQSTILFLDEIHRFTKAQQDALLPGVENGWVVLIAATTENPSFSVISPLLSRSLLLTLQPLGDDDLGELVDRAVSDPRGLAGRIALDREAKEALVRLASGDARRALTALEAAAAMTEGDEEPRITAALIAQAVDRALLRYDRQGDEHYDVISAFIKSIRGSDADAAIHYLARMLEAGEDPRFIARRLVISAAEDIGLADPQALPIAVAAADAVAFIGMPEGRIPLAEATVYLATTAKSNAAYNAINAAMADVKAGGFGRVPAHLRDGHYPGAKRLGHGKGYVYPHDLDVGVATQQYLPDELRGRRYYQPTQRGLERDIAARVEKIRRILEG; this is translated from the coding sequence GTGACCTCCTCCGGCGCCCTCTTCCAGGGCCAGACGCCTCTTGCCGTGCGCATGCGTCCGGCGTCGTTGGCCGAGGTCGCGGGCCAGGCGCATCTGTTGAAGCCCGGTTCGCCGCTCGTCGCGCTGGCCGACCCCGAGCGGCAGACGTCGGGAGCGGTGTCCGTGATCCTCTGGGGGCCGCCGGGCACCGGCAAGACCACCCTCGCGCAAGCGATCGCGCGTTCCTCCGGACGTCGTTTCGTCGAGCTGTCCGCCATCACGGCCGGTGTGAAAGACGTTCGCGAGGTGATGCAGGAGGCGCTCAACCAGCGCGACCTGTACGGCCAGTCCACCATCCTGTTCCTGGATGAGATCCATCGCTTCACGAAGGCGCAGCAGGACGCGCTGCTGCCCGGCGTCGAAAACGGCTGGGTCGTCCTGATCGCTGCGACCACGGAGAATCCTTCGTTCTCTGTCATCTCGCCGCTCTTGTCCCGGTCTCTCCTGCTCACGCTGCAGCCGCTCGGCGATGACGACCTGGGAGAGCTCGTGGATCGGGCCGTGAGCGATCCACGGGGACTGGCCGGGCGGATCGCGCTCGACCGCGAGGCCAAGGAGGCGCTCGTCCGACTGGCCTCCGGCGACGCCCGGCGTGCGCTGACGGCACTGGAGGCCGCTGCGGCCATGACCGAAGGTGACGAGGAACCGCGGATCACGGCGGCCCTCATCGCGCAGGCGGTCGATCGGGCACTCCTGCGCTACGACCGCCAGGGCGATGAGCACTACGACGTCATCAGCGCCTTCATCAAGTCGATCCGCGGATCGGATGCGGACGCCGCGATCCACTACCTGGCACGGATGCTCGAGGCGGGGGAGGACCCCCGGTTCATCGCGCGGCGCCTGGTCATCTCCGCTGCCGAGGACATCGGGCTCGCCGATCCGCAGGCTCTGCCGATCGCCGTCGCCGCGGCGGATGCGGTGGCGTTCATCGGAATGCCCGAAGGGCGTATCCCTCTCGCGGAGGCGACGGTGTATCTGGCGACCACGGCGAAGTCGAATGCCGCCTACAACGCCATCAACGCCGCGATGGCCGATGTGAAGGCCGGTGGTTTCGGCCGGGTCCCCGCACACCTGCGGGACGGACACTATCCGGGTGCCAAGCGTCTCGGGCACGGCAAGGGCTATGTGTATCCGCACGACCTCGACGTCGGCGTGGCGACTCAGCAGTACCTCCCGGACGAACTGCGAGGCCGGCGGTACTACCAGCCCACACAGCGCGGCCTCGAGCGCGACATCGCCGCGCGCGTCGAGAAGATCCGCAGGATCCTCGAGGGTTGA